A region of the Kribbella sp. NBC_01245 genome:
CCTTCGTTGTGTTGGGACCTCGCTCCTCGACGCACTGCGAGCGGCGGCAGCGCCGGGCAGTGTGGGAGCGGAGGCTGGCTGCTGCAGCCGACCTCACGTGCACCGCCGCCGGAAACAAGGGCACCCGAGCAACAGCCGCGCCGGTCATCACCTCAGCGAATCAAAGCAATATTGACATGGCGGGCCAGAACGCGCCTACGACGGGGGCTACAGTTCGCAAGGTTGTCGGAGTTGCTGATGGCACTGCCGCGTCTGTGGTGGTCAGTTGACTGCACCAGCTTGGGTTCGGGTTGTCATCCTCGTGGAATTGATGATGAGCTGCCGCGTAGTCGATGGCAGTCGCCGACGTCAGGTGAGCCACCGACGGACTGATCGTTCTGCCCCGGCCTGACGCCCTGATTAGTGGCACAGTGGAGTCTCTTTTGTGGCTGGTAGCAACTCGCGCTCCACGCCGACAATTATCTTGCCAACGCGCTGGAGCGACCTTAATAACTAGGCCTCCGGAAAATGCGCACGTCGAGGGCAATACGGGTACGGTTAGGCTCAGGAACCGAAGAAAGGTGCCCCAGCCCATGAGCGATAACGAGCGGATCAAGTCGTTGGCAGACGCCGCGATCAGCGGAGGTTCAGCCATCCAACAGTTGCAGGCTGCCTATGATGAAGTCGGTTGGCGAATTCAGGAACCGTCGTGGGCCAAGGCACGGCACCTTCTATATCACCTGCTGTCTGCAACCACTGAGCTGGCGCTGTTGGTCGAAGAGGTTGAACATGCCGAAGACCGTGGCGAGACCGTGACCAGCGACGAGTTCATCAAGACGATTTCCGAACATGCAAGCGTCAGCGCACACCTACTTTTCCACGCCGCACAGATCGCTAACATGGCCGGCGCGGACCTCGGCGCCGAGTTAGTCAAGCTTCACCACGGGAACGCCCAGCGCTTCGCCCCCGATTCTGGGTTCGCCCAGCTCGACCTCTGAGCGCGACTCACGTCACTGTCGCCCGCGAGAGGTCCCCCAGGGCATCTGAAACGCGCCTGTGATCCTGCGTCCGACGAGTAGATCCGGGATCCGCGATTCGCCTGCCGAGAAGAGCGCAGCACAAGACACCTGATAGCCAAGTCCCTCTAGCTCGACGCGCACAGCAGCTTGGGCATCTCCAGTCAGGACCCGATCATCCACCAGGGCGATTCGGTATCCGATTGGAAGATGCCTCAGTGCTCCGGGCAGGTAGATAGACCACTTTGATGTTTCGACATGAAATCCATTGCTTATCCGTGTCGCGCGGGCGAACTGACGCTCCACGTCGGATTGCGTATTGCGTCGAGGGAAAGTCACTGCCATCACGACCGGGACGTCACGCGGATTGAACTGCATCATGTAGCAGGCCGCGAAGCTCCCCGGCCCGGACATGGTGATCACCAGGTCCGGGCTGAGTTGCTGCTCAAGTGTGCGGTGGAGGTCGCGGGCGCTTCGTTCTAGCGCATCGAAGCTGAGATGGATCTCTGGTTCTAGTGAGGCAGGCAATGCGAGTGCGCCCACCCAGGCACCAAGGAAGCCTGCGAAAGCGCGGAGGAGACCGTCCTCATACTTCCTCCGGAACTGGTCCCAGCTGACGTTGTAGACCTGGCCGGCGTGGGTGCGGAGGCCGCCGGGTCCGTTCAGGACGCGCTTGCCTCGATGACTGTCCAGGTCGAGAAGTTTCTCAACCGCTAAAGCATCTTTAGGGGCCGCATCTTGCCATGCGACAAGCGCGGATTTGATCGTTCGCGCGAGGATGCGGCTGCCGGTTGCGATGTCCGATGTACCGCCAGCATCGATGAAGGGTTGCCACGCACGGAATACCGTGAGTGTAGGAAACGAAGCCCACACTCCACGCTTGACGACATCGTGGAGTTCAGACTCCAACGTGTTTCCCATTATCCGAGGATAATCCCAGATACTCCGCGATTTTTCCATGTTTACTCCGCGTGCATCCCAGTTCGGACCGCACACGCTGGCTTTGACATTACCGAAGCCGTGGGAGCACAACATGAGTACACGAACACAAACACAAACCAAATCCAACCGGGCGCAGCGATCAAACGCTTGGGCGACCTTGGTTTTAACCGACACCGAGAGGGACATTCTGGCCACCGCCGCAGGGTCAACCGCGCCCGACCCGCACCTCGCGCCGTCGGCGTTTCGTGCGATCGCGCAGGCGGCCTGGAGCGAACTCCGGAGCAGCACCCGCGACCGTTTCATCGAGCTACGTACCGGGACCTCCGAGCGGCCTGAGCTCCACGTTCAGAACCTTCCCCTGGTGCCGGCACTGCCGCCGACACCGCTCGCATCGTCATGGTCGCGAACAACCGCAGGGCACTTCAGCGAGCTGCTGATGATCGCGTTTACGACTGAACTCGGCTATCCCATCTCCTACGCGGACCAGCGCGACGGGGCGCTGTTTCACGACATCTACCCGACGCGGGCCAACGCCACGAAGGTGTCCAGCCAAAGCCACAAGGTAGGCCTCGGCTTCCATTCCGAGATGTTCTTCCACCCGACCCCTCCTGCCTTCCTCCTCCTCCACTGTCTCCGCCCTGATCCGGCCGGAGTAGCGCTCACCAGCGTGGCAGATCTCGCGACCATCGAGAGGTCATTGTCCTCAGGCGACCGCACCGCATTGCGTCAGCCCGCCTACGCACTCGACCTCGCTCGACTGCACGGCAGCTACACCTATAAGGGACGACCAATCACCAAAGACGACCCACGCCCATGCCTCCCGGTCATCTCTTCCGATGACCGGGCAAAGTTCCGGTTCGAGCCGGCGTTGACCACCCCCATGACGCAGGTTTGCAGCGACGCGTTGCTGAACGCCGAGCACGCTGCAGATGCCACCGCCGTGCACGGCGCTCTGCGGACGGGCAGTCTGCTGATCATCGACAACCGCCGTGCAGCTCACTCTCGATCCTCGTTCCCAGCTCGCTTCGACGGCTCGGACCGCTGGTTGCGCCGAATGATGGTCGCCGCCAGCCCGGCGGACCCCGCAGATGGCGTGGTCCGGTCGGAGAATTTGGATCTGTTCACGCCCTGGCAAGACGCCGGTGCATCCTTCGCTCACGTTCCGTACGTCGCGAACTGCGGAGGGCAGGCATGAGCAGCGTGTTGGCTCCAGAACTCGAAACCATCAGCTGGAGGCGGATGGACGGCCCCGAGCTAGTACATGCCGCGCGCGCGGCTCTCGCGGGCCCAGGTGTCCTGCGTGTCAGTGAATTCCCCACCACGACAAGGGAGTACCTGCGGTTCCTACGAGCATTCGGCGAGCCGCTCAGGTACTACGGCAGCGACGCTGGCACGCATCCAGAAGCCAGTGAAATCTGGCAGATTAAGTACGACCCGGAATCCGCCGCACGCGGCGAGACCCACGCACTCGCCGGACCGCTGTCCGCCCATTCGTCGCAATCCCTCAGGGACCCCCGCCCTCGATTCTTCAGCATGCTCATGGTCAACGCCGGCTGGCAGCATCTGCCGCTCAGAACAAATGGGGAGTCTGTACTGGCGCCATGGCGGCTCGCCGTGGAAACGATGCGGGCCGACCTTGGGGCCGCATTCGACTCGGTTCGCCAAGCGCTACTGGACGAGGTCCCTTTCCCAGACGGATCCAGCCGAACGGTCGCTTACCAGCTCGCATCTGCGCGGTCCGTGGACGACCTCGGCATCCGTCTCAAGAGCGACCTTCTGCCGTTCCTGGAACAGGCTTGGCCCATGCATCGTGGTACCCACGCCGTGCGGCACCTCGTAGATGCCGCCCAGAAGACCGCGCTTCGGATCAGCCTCCAGTCCGGGGACCTGGTGCTCCTCGACAACGACCGATGGGGCCACGGAAGGGAATCAGTCGTCGGTACGGCGCAGAACTTGGGTGGCGAATTGACGCTCAACCCGCGCGAGCTGTGGAGCGTGACCATTGACTAGCGAACGCTCGAACCGGTGATCGGGCGTTCGAGGTCGTTTGCGTGACATGTGTTGAATCGCCAGCTCACCCAAAGGAGGCGAAGGCGCCTGCATCTTCTGCTCGCACACAACCTCGACTTGCACCCACCACCGACACCGATCGTCACGCGCGTTCGGTCGGCCGCCGCAGCGCGGGTGAGGCCCCAGGCAGCGTATGCGGCTGCCTGAGGCCTCTTCGTCGTGCTGCGGGGCAGGTCATCGTCGAGAGCGCGGGTTGTGGGCTCCTGCCGTCAGTCCTGAGTTGATGGCGCGTTCCGCTTCGGCCCTGGGTAACCCGACCCGACCGGCCGCCGAGATCAGCTCGTCGCGGGTGCTGACTTCGTCAAGCATGCCGGCACCGACCAGCGTGCCCAGCACGAACGCTGCGCCGGTGAGAGCGTCGCAATGGTCACGGCACCGCCGCAGCTCCGCGTAGAAGGAATCGGTGATCTCGACATCTATCGCGCGGACCTTCTGCGTACCGATGCACCTGAGGATGTGCTTGTCCGCCTGGCTGCGGTAGTTCTTGCAGTCGTGAGGCCGAGCTTCGCGTCGGCAAGATGGCGCTCGATGAGCTGTTCAACGGTCGCGTTCGTCCGAGGGTGGTGGCGCTCATAGCTCGTGCCGGAATCAAATCGATGACCTTCTCATTACGAGGAAGATATTCACTGGCGCATATGGCCTCTCCAGGCGCAAATCCTCACAGCCGAGCTGGTGTTGCGCCCCTTATTCCTCATGTCTGTCCGCGTTGGGGTCCACGGAAGGATCCACGGGCTAAGGCTCGGCTGGCGACCTGCAAACTGTCGGTGGCGGGTGGGACCGTTGAGGTATGCAGATCACGAGCGAGGTACTGGCCGGTGTGCCGGCCGAGAACGTGCGCGTGCCGGTGGAGGACTTCGGCGCGGTATGGCGGCGGGCCGAGAGCGAGTGTGTGCGGCTCGTGCTGTCGTCGTCGAGGGATATGCGTGCAGCGGACTACGCGTCGGGTGTGATGGGGGCGTGTCGCTGGCTCGCGGCGGCCGACGTACCACTTGGCGGTGGTGGCGGGATGGAGCCGTTGTGGACACCCGCCTCTGCACCGATTCCGGTGGATGGCCAGTGGCCGGCGGCCACGCCTGCGACGATCGAGGCGGTTCGACGTGAGGGGTGGTCGTTGATGGAGCGGTTCCCGGGCGGTTACGTGCGTCGGCCTGGTGCTGAGGCGCGGCCGGGGTTCCTGGAGGGCATCGTGGACGCGCTCGTCTGGGCCTACGGCCAGGGTCCACAACCGAAGCTGGGAGCCACCGATCACCACCACGCCTGACCACTGCTCTGCCGCTCCCTGAGGGGCTTCCACCACCGACCTGGTGCTGGAAGCCCTTCACTGCTTCATGAGTCCGTAGGAGACCGATGGTGGCCGGAGGCGGGAATCAGGCTTGCGCGATGGACCGGGCGCGTGCCTACCCTGGACAGATGAAGGGGGCTTACGGCAACGAACCAATCCAACAGACGGCCACCAGGCAAGGGAATCCACCGGCCATTCCCGTACCGCAGCCAGTGACACGACCGGGTGAAGCAGGCCGCGGGATTGGTGTGCTTCCTCCACTACCTCGACGTTCAGGCGGCTTCGAGGCGTCCGGCTGGACCGACCTGTGGCTCGCACTCCCGTGGGCGCTGTGGTCATACCTGGCGTTGACGGCGGTGTTCGGTCTAGTCGTCGACCTGGACGAGACGCCGACACTGTCGATGGTGATCGCACTGTGGATCGTCTCGGGCCTGGCCGTGCTGCACCCGCGCACCGAGGACCTGATCGCCCGGTGGGTGTACCGGCTGCGGGATCTCACGGTGAAGGAGGAACTCGCCGTGCGTCCGGCGTGGCAGGAGGTGTGCGCCACGGCCGGCGTCGACCCGAGCGCGTACCGGTTGTGGATCTACGAAGGTCAGCAAGTGACAGCGCCGGCCACGGCCGGCCGCACGGTCGCGGTGACGAGCTGGGCGGTCGAAGAGCTGCCGCCACGGCCGTTGCGGGCGGTGCTGGCGCACGAGCTGGGCCACCACCTTGGTACGCCGCCGCGATGGTCGGTGCTGGTGCTGTGGTACTCGATCCCTGCCCGGCTGGCAGCGGTCGCGATCCAGCGCGGCGTCCCCGCGCTACGGCAGTTCCCCGCCGTGGCCATCGCGGCCCTGGTGTTCCTGACCACCGCGCTAGTTGGCCTGATGTTCTACGTGTTCTTCCTCGACGTGGGCGCGGCTTCGCTGCTGCTGATGCTGTCGCCGTTGGCCGGTCCGCCGATACTCGGTCTGGCCGGCCGCGCAGCCGAGAGGTTTGCCGACCGCAAAGCCGCCGACCTCGGCTACGGCAACCAACTGCAAGACGTGTTCTACGGCTGGATGCGGCAGGCCCGCACAAGCGGCACCACCCCCGGCGTGATCACGACACCGGTAGATCCGAGTATCCCGCGACGCCTGACCGCACTGGAAGGCCACCTGGGAGATGTGGCATACCTGCCGTTCGGTGGCCGTCCCGGCGCACCATGAAGCGGGACCGTCACTCGGTCCGCGCGGGATGCCACGTGCACCGCAGCGTCAGTTCCCTAGTGCTTCGTCGGTTGTTGCGGCCGCAGCTCTAGCTCGGGGCTCGTCCATCAGTCAGACTCCTCAACAGCAGCTCGTTGCAAGGGGGGCAGATGGGAAAGAAGGCGCGAGACGCTCGTCGGCGCGAGAGGCGCGAGCTCGATGCTCAGAGGGCTGGACAACTTCGGATCGCGGTGGCAACGTCACCGAGGATGACCAACGGTGAGATCGATGCTCGCCATGACGTCGAACTCGCAAAGGCCGCGTTGCTATACGCCGATAGCGTGGAGATGTACAGCGCCACCATGACGTTGATAGGCCACTCGGAGCTGTTTGCCAATAGCGGACCAGGCGCATTCGGCGACCTGCTTGCTGGCCTCACTGACGCTGAGGCGACCCATCTGATCCGCAGCCAGCTAAACCCCGATTGGCGAAACGAGCTGTCGTACCTGCGGAATCCCCAGACTCCAGCGCATCGTCGGCTGGCGCGGGAGATCGAGGAAGAACTACAGAAGGTCATCCGGACGTTTGTTCATGACTCGGGGGCTATCGATCTCGCACCAGCTTTTCGCGCTGGCATCGTGACGCAGTCCGACACGGTCTTGAGCATAAGCGGAGACCAAGCTGAAGCGTTCCTCGTAGAACTTCAGCGTCTATTGGCCGACAACTCGGTGCGGCTGCTTGTTGACGCTGAAACCGGCGAGTTTGCTCAGGCGTTGATCGATGAGGGCCTCGTCCAGCCTGGAACGCTCAGCTTGAAGCACGCAAAGGAAGCGTTGGTAGGTAGTGGTCTCATAGCGCGGCTTCCCGCGTTCCACCAAGCACCCACCGACGAGCTGCTGAACCTGAGGTCCGACCTCGGCGGTCCGCTTGCCAGGTATCGATCGGCAGTCGTGCAACTCTCCCAGACGCTGACGACCCCAGCGTTCGACACGGCAGCGGCCGAAGCAGTCAACGACCTTTGGACATCGGATGTGGCGCCCGAGCTAGTCGAAATTCGCGAATCCCTAGCCGATCACGGGTTAGTACGCGAGATCGTGAAATCCGCCGGCCAGGATGTCGGCTCAGTTATCAAGGGTGTTGCCGCCTGGCCGGCGATTTACATGGGACTTGATCACATGACGAATCTCAGCACGTGGGTGGCAGCTGCAGCCACAGCAGTCCCGGCGGCCAGCGCCCATGTCGGCAAGGGGGCAGTGGCTCGGTACACCGGACGTCGCGCCATCACGCGACACGAGCTCTTCTACCTGTACGAGACCAATCGTCGGCTGACTCACTAGACGAGTCGGGTCACCGTGGCGGCGTTTAAAGGTCACACCTTCAACGCCACTCGGGATCACCTGTTGGCGGGTAGTACTGGAACGTCCTTCGGCCCGAGGTCTGCACGTATCGCTGGGAGTAGGCGTTATCAGAGCGCTGCAGTATGCGTCCGTGGGGTAGAGCAGACGCACTGGGCCACTCCTGTCGAGCGGTCGGCAGCCCGGCGCTGGGACAGTCCTTCGCCGGGTCGCGTTTCTGGAACTCAGCTGCACAGTCGTTTGTCCGCTCACCCATGTTGAGACATCGTCATCGAAAGTCGCACACAATGGCCGCGCAATTGGGCAGGACTGCCAACAACTGTGCTATTCCACGACTCCCGGATCCTCCACCACCGCTATGCATCGCCCGAATCGTTGATCGAGTTGGAAGCGCCAAACATTACGGCCATCGGAGCCTCTGAATCTCGGCCGTTCGAGCCCCCGACTGAAGACGACTGGGAGCCTCCCAAGCGTGCGCCATGGCGAGTAACGTCGCTTGGTGTACATGATGTCTGTTACGTACTTATGCCCTTCGTGACAGAGCCCTAGCCAATGTCCGACTTCGTGGGCGAGCGTGAATCGACCCGTCGCAGCGGCAGTGGCGTTTCTCGGCCACAGATACGATACCGATGCTTGCCGAACGGCACCACGCTCGTCTACACGCGCGGTGACGCAACAGTTGTCGTCGCGATCGGCAGTCTGGCACGAGTTGGAGGGGTCGACAATATTCAGACCGAGCGTGACACCGCGAACGGCACCCGAACTTTCACGCCAGTTGGTTGGAGGATGTCCACTCAAGAAGGGAAACAGGACTCCGAAGGCAGCCAAGTCGCAGCCGTCTTTGAATTCGTTGTTATCCAAGAAGTCTGCGTGCTCGCGGCCCCCAAACCAGAACATCGGGAAGTCGTTCGAGACAGCTGAAACCTGCAGTCGATTCAGTTCTGTGTCACTCCACTGAATGAGAACGCCAACATCCTTAGCGATACGGGAGGCATATCTCATTGATCGGGCAGCATATTTGGGATGCATTGACAAGATCCTGAGGTCGGGAGCTCCGGTAGCCAAGTAACTCTCGATTTCCTCACGACTGGCTCTATCGCCAATTGCCGGAGAATACTCCGGTCCCCTCAATCTCTGCACCATCGCCTCTGGAAAGTCCTTCGGGTTCGACGGATACCTAAAGCCACCGAGTCCCAACAAATCGACTCCCCTCGCCCGGAGCAACTCGCGGAGGTCGGTGTCGAAGTCGTAGGTGTCGAAGCTGAGCAGATGATGTGATGCCTTCACGCGAATTCCCCACGGCGACCGGTCGATCCCCGCTGCCCTTCGGGCCGCATCCCTTTGACGGATGTCATCGGCATACGTCCGATCGATCAGGTCGGAGACAAATTGCCGAAGTCGATTTCGCTCCCAGTGGCGAGCCGACTCGTCAAGTGTCCTAAAAATACTGCTAGCGCCTTCGATACCTAAGATTACTCCGTCCGCAGTTGCCTTCAGGATATCGTCGAGAGAGTCGCGCCACCTGCCTTGGAGTGCGTGACCGAGCGAAGATCCAGCTGACTCGACGATCCGTCCAGAGATCCGAAGGGAACCTCCCAGAGAACTACCCAGGCCGGAAAGAATTCCGCCGCCAAACGAGCCGGCCACGCATAAAGCTTCACCATCGATGGAGCACGCCTGATCTGCGATCCACCCGCCGGCGCCCTCACCCGCATCCTCCACAGCATTCGCGGCTTCCTCCACGGCGCCCCCGACAGTCTCCACACCGTCGCGAATCGCACCGCCAACGGAGTTCGCGCCACTCTTGATAGCGCCCCATAAACCCACGTCAACCGCCTCCCCCCGCGTTGCACGCTTCAGCGCGAGCGCTTACATCCCTTGGTGGATAGAAAGCATATGAATGTCTTGATTCTGGCCGCCTTGAGCGAGCGCTCATTGTACCCACCACTACCGGATGAATTCGCGAAAAACCTCACGGTGCCTTCGCGACTAAGGATGCCCGCAGTTTATCTGAAAAGCGCTCCGACACCTTGACGCCTTGGGCGAATTCGACTCTGCGTTCAACCCCATGCCGACAAGCACGGCAACTCTGAAGCTAGCAGCGGAGTCTGCATACCGCCAGGGCCGCAGCCGATAGCGACGCTTCAGAAATCGAGCGTTTGCTGGATCTAGGTCAAGTTCTCAACACACCCCACCACGCAGAGAATAGGAGCGGGAAGGGCACCCGAGTGTGCATCCCTGATCAATGGGTCGCGCCAAGACACGACGTCAGTTGTCGCTAGTCGGCGGCCGGATGGCTGCTGTGCGCTCGAACGACGCTGCGGCCTGACAAATAGCCGGAGCTCGGTTAGACGAACTCGCCCCTGGGAGGTGTCGGAACGTCAGCGTCAGCGCTGATCTTGTCGGTGAAGTGCAGCTCCTCAACCGCGGGCTGATGAAGCTTGCGCGAG
Encoded here:
- a CDS encoding TauD/TfdA family dioxygenase; this encodes MSTRTQTQTKSNRAQRSNAWATLVLTDTERDILATAAGSTAPDPHLAPSAFRAIAQAAWSELRSSTRDRFIELRTGTSERPELHVQNLPLVPALPPTPLASSWSRTTAGHFSELLMIAFTTELGYPISYADQRDGALFHDIYPTRANATKVSSQSHKVGLGFHSEMFFHPTPPAFLLLHCLRPDPAGVALTSVADLATIERSLSSGDRTALRQPAYALDLARLHGSYTYKGRPITKDDPRPCLPVISSDDRAKFRFEPALTTPMTQVCSDALLNAEHAADATAVHGALRTGSLLIIDNRRAAHSRSSFPARFDGSDRWLRRMMVAASPADPADGVVRSENLDLFTPWQDAGASFAHVPYVANCGGQA
- a CDS encoding TauD/TfdA family dioxygenase; translated protein: MSSVLAPELETISWRRMDGPELVHAARAALAGPGVLRVSEFPTTTREYLRFLRAFGEPLRYYGSDAGTHPEASEIWQIKYDPESAARGETHALAGPLSAHSSQSLRDPRPRFFSMLMVNAGWQHLPLRTNGESVLAPWRLAVETMRADLGAAFDSVRQALLDEVPFPDGSSRTVAYQLASARSVDDLGIRLKSDLLPFLEQAWPMHRGTHAVRHLVDAAQKTALRISLQSGDLVLLDNDRWGHGRESVVGTAQNLGGELTLNPRELWSVTID
- a CDS encoding M48 family metalloprotease, encoding MLPPLPRRSGGFEASGWTDLWLALPWALWSYLALTAVFGLVVDLDETPTLSMVIALWIVSGLAVLHPRTEDLIARWVYRLRDLTVKEELAVRPAWQEVCATAGVDPSAYRLWIYEGQQVTAPATAGRTVAVTSWAVEELPPRPLRAVLAHELGHHLGTPPRWSVLVLWYSIPARLAAVAIQRGVPALRQFPAVAIAALVFLTTALVGLMFYVFFLDVGAASLLLMLSPLAGPPILGLAGRAAERFADRKAADLGYGNQLQDVFYGWMRQARTSGTTPGVITTPVDPSIPRRLTALEGHLGDVAYLPFGGRPGAP